In Citrus sinensis cultivar Valencia sweet orange chromosome 2, DVS_A1.0, whole genome shotgun sequence, a single genomic region encodes these proteins:
- the LOC102626064 gene encoding BTB/POZ domain-containing protein At1g30440, translating to MACVKLGSKTDAFQRQGQAWFCTSGLPSDIVVEVGEMSFHLHKFPLLSRSGAMERLIAEASEKAEEKCIINLLDIPGRAKTFELVAKFCYGVKLELTASNVVYLRCAAEHLEMTEEYGDGNLITQTETFLNQVVLRNWKDSLKALQTCDDILPYAEELNITKRCIESLAVKASTDPNLFGWPVVEHGGPMQSPGGSVLWNGISTGARPKNSTSDWWYEDVSTLSLPLYKRLIDVMESRGIRQEIIAGSLTFYAKKYLPGLNRRQGDSSTRLAPVALGAPPSEEEQKLLLEEIDKLLPVQKGLVSAKFLFGLLRTAMILKASPSCISKLEKRIGMQLDQATLEDLLMPNFSYSMETLYNVECVQRILDHFLAMDQITGGASPCSVDDGQLLGSPSLTPITMVAKLIDGYLAEVAPDVNLKLPKFQKLAATVPDYARPLDDGLYRAIDIYLKSHPWLAESDREQLCRLMDCQKLSLEACTHAAQNERLPLRIIVQVLFFEQLQLRTSIAGCFLVSDNLDGSRPLRSGFAGSNEGGWASTVRENQVLKVGMDNMRMRVSELEKECSNMKQEIEKLGRGKPSSTWGNVSKKFGFKLKSQMCSAQEGSVSNQNNHSGKLEKVKDRHGKHKNNLSPDG from the exons ATGGCTTGCGTGAAACTGGGATCCAAAACTGATGCGTTTCAACGGCAAGGACAGGCATG GTTCTGCACATCTGGTCTTCCTAGTGATATAGTTGTTGAAGTTGGAGAGATGTCCTTCCACCTCCACAAG TTCCCATTACTCTCTAGAAGTGGGGCTATGGAAAGATTGATTGCAGAAGCATCTGAAAAGGCAGAAGAAAAATGTATCATAAACCTCCTTGACATTCCTGGCAGGGCCAAGACATTTGAACTAGTGGCCAAGTTCTGCTATGGTGTGAAACTTGAACTAACTGCCTCAAATGTTGTGTACCTACGATGTGCTGCTGAGCATCTTGAAATGACAGAGGAATATGGCGATGGCAATCTTATTACACAAACAGAAACCTTTCTCAATCAAGTAGTCCTTCGAAACTGGAAAGATTCTCTAAAAGCACTGCAGACCTGTGATGATATTCTCCCTTATGCAGAAGAACTTAACATTACAAAAAGGTGCATTGAGTCACTAGCTGTGAAGGCATCTACTGACCCAAATTTATTTGGTTGGCCTGTTGTGGAGCATGGGGGGCCTATGCAGAGCCCTGGTGGGAGTGTCTTGTGGAATGGGATAAGTACAGGGGCTAGACCAAAAAATTCAACTTCAGATTGGTGGTATGAAGATGTATCAACATTAAGTTTACCTCTTTATAAAAGGTTGATTGATGTCATGGAATCTCGTGGTATTAGACAGGAGATAATTGCTGGGTCCCTTACTTTCTATGCAAAAAAGTACCTACCTGGGCTGAACAGGCGTCAGGGTGACTCAAGCACCCGTCTTGCACCAGTGGCTTTGGGGGCCCCTCCAtcagaagaagaacaaaagcTTTTACTAGAAGAGATTGATAAGTTACTCCCAGTGCAGAAGGGCCTAGTCTCCGCTAAGTTTCTTTTTGGTTTACTTCGAACAGCCATGATACTTAAAGCAAGCCCCTCTTGCATATCCAAGTTAGAGAAGCGGATTGGAATGCAACTTGATCAAGCTACTCTTGAAGATCTCTTAATGCCCAATTTCTCTTATTCCATGGAGACACTTTACAATGTTGAATGTGTTCAGCGGATTCTAGACCACTTCCTTGCAATGGATCAGATCACAGGTGGAGCCTCTCCTTGTTCAGTTGATGATGGACAGTTGTTGGGATCACCTTCATTGACACCAATCACAATGGTAGCTAAGCTGATTGACGGGTACCTCGCAGAGGTTGCGCCAGATGTTAATTTGAAGTTACCCAAGTTTCAAAAGCTTGCTGCTACTGTTCCTGATTATGCCAGACCCTTGGATGATGGTCTTTATCGAGCTATAGACATATATCTGAAG TCACACCCGTGGTTGGCAGAGTCTGATAGAGAACAACTTTGCAGGCTGATGGATTGCCAAAAGCTATCATTGGAAGCCTGCACCCATGCTGCGCAAAATGAGCGGCTTCCCCTCAGAATAATTGTCCAAGTCTTGTTTTTCGAGCAACTTCAGCTTAGGACTTCCATTGCAGGCTGCTTTCTTGTTTCTGATAATCTTGATGGATCAAGGCCATTAAGAAGCGGTTTTGCTGGTTCTAACGAAGGAGGGTGGGCATCAACTGTAAGGGAGAATCAGGTTTTGAAGGTTGGAATGGATAACATGAGGATGAGAGTTTCTGAGCTTGAGAAGGAATGttcaaacatgaaacaagAGATTGAGAAGTTGGGTCGGGGGAAGCCTTCTAGCACTTGGGGTAATGTGTCAAAGAAATTTGGGTTCAAGTTAAAATCTCAGATGTGCAGTGCTCAAGAAGGCTCTGTTAGCAACCAGAATAATCATAGTGGAAAGCTTGAAAAGGTGAAAGACCGGCATGGAAAGCACAAGAACAACTTGTCACCAGATGGGTAA